GTAACTTTTTAACAGCAGCTGTAAGTACCCCTGGTGATGCCATGGGACACAGTCTTCTATTTCTATGGGGTCCTGAAGCCCAAGGTAGTTTCGTTAGATGGCTACAACTTGGTGGTCTTTGGAACTTCGTTGCATTACATGGAGTATTTGGCCTTATTGGTTTTATGCTTCGACAGTTTGAAATTGCAGGCCTTGTTGGAATTAGACCATACAACGCACTAGCTTTTTCAGCAGTAATTGCAGTATTCACTAGCATTTTCCTAATTTATCCATTAGGACAACACAGTTGGTTCTTTGCTCCATCATTTGGTGTGGCAGCAATCTTCCGTTACATTTTATTCATTCAAGGTTTTCACAATATCACTTTGAATCCATTCCATATGATGGGAGTAGCTGGAATCCTTGGTGGTGCTCTACTTTGCGCTATACATGGCGCTACAGTACAAAACACTTTGTATGAAGATACAAGTATTTATACTGATGGTAAAGTTCAAAGTTCAACTTTCCGAGCTTTTGACCCAACACAAGAAGAAGAAACTTATTCAATGATTACAGCGAATAGATTCTGGAGTCAAATCTTCGGTATTGCTTTCTCTAACAAGCGTTTCTTGCACTTCTTGATGTTATTCGTACCTGTTATGGGTATGTGGACATCTTCAATAGGTATTGTTGGACTAGCACTAAACTTGAGAGCTTATGATTTCGTAAGCCAAGAGATCCGTGCAGCAGAAGATCCAGAATTTGAAACTTTCTACACAAAAAATA
This window of the Prochlorococcus sp. MIT 1314 genome carries:
- the psbD gene encoding photosystem II D2 protein (photosystem q(a) protein): MTIAVGSAPQRGWFDVLDDWLKRDRFVFIGWSGLLLLPCAYLAIGGWFVGTTFVTSWYTHGVASSYLEGCNFLTAAVSTPGDAMGHSLLFLWGPEAQGSFVRWLQLGGLWNFVALHGVFGLIGFMLRQFEIAGLVGIRPYNALAFSAVIAVFTSIFLIYPLGQHSWFFAPSFGVAAIFRYILFIQGFHNITLNPFHMMGVAGILGGALLCAIHGATVQNTLYEDTSIYTDGKVQSSTFRAFDPTQEEETYSMITANRFWSQIFGIAFSNKRFLHFLMLFVPVMGMWTSSIGIVGLALNLRAYDFVSQEIRAAEDPEFETFYTKNILLNEGMRAWMSSVDQPHENFVFPEEVLPRGNAL